In Flavobacterium praedii, the DNA window CCATGCTTATAAAACCGTCACGAATTCCAGTCTGAATGATAGGGTCTAATTTTAAAAGTCTTAAATAATTAGCAATGGTTGAACGTTTTTTACCCACTCTTTCACTCATTTGCTCTTGTGTCAATTGAATTTCGTCAATTAATCGTTGGTATGAAAGTGCAATCTCGATTGGGTCTAAGTCGTGACGTTGAATATTTTCAACTAAGGCCATTATAAGAGACTCATTATCGTTTGCAATACGAATGTAAGCTGGGACAGTAGTAAGTCCAATTAAAGTTGAAGCACGCAAACGACGCTCTCCAGAAATTAATTGGTATTTATTAAAGTCTAATTTACGAACCGTAATAGGTTGTATAACACCTAATTCCTTGATAGAAGTGGCTAATTCGCGTAATGAATCTTCGTTGAAATTACTTCGGGGCTGAAATGGATTTATTTCTATAGCATCAATTTCAAGCTCTATAATATTCCCCACCACTTTATCTGCATTTTTATCTTCTACCGATTGAATATCGTTTTCAGGGTCTTTTAATAATGCAGATAAACCTCTACCTAAGGCTTGTTTTTTTATTGCTTTTGACATACAACTATTTACTATTTTTCTTTATAATTTCTTGAGCTAAATGAATATAATTTACTGCTCCTTTGCTGGTGGCATCATAGTTGATAATGCTTTCCCCAAAACTAGGAGCTTCGCTCAATTTTACATTTCTTTGAATTACTGTTTCAAAAACCATATCATTAAAATGTTTTTGAACTTCTTCCACCACTTGGTTTGATAAACGCAATCTGGAATCAAACATTGTCAATAATAATCCTTCAATGTCTAAATCTGGATTGTGAATTTTTTGAATACTTTTTATGGTATTTAATAATTTACCCAAACCTTCTAATGCAAAATATTCACATTGAATAGGAATTACTACTGAATCGGCAGCTGTTAAAGCATTCAACGTTAAAAGTCCAAGAGATGGTGCGCAATCAATCAAGATATAATCGTATTGATCTTTGATGCTCTCTAATGCTTTTTTAAGCATATATTCTCTGTTTTCTTTGTCGACCAATTCGATTTCTATCGCAACAAGATCAATATGTGCAGGAATTACATCAACATTTGGAGAAGAACATTTTACAATAGCCTCCAATGGAGTATGGCTATGCTCGAGAATTTGATAGGTTCCAATTTCAACTGTTTCAACATCAATTCCCAATCCTGAAGTTGCATTTGCTTGAGGATCAGCGTCTATTAGTAATACCTTTTTTTCTAAAACACCTAATGAAGCCGCTAGGTTAATAGAAGTAGTAGTCTTTCCAACTCCACCTTTCTGATTCGCAATCGCTATGATTTTGCCCATTTATTTTCTAAATTTTGAACGGTAAAAATACAATTATTTATGGGTTTTGAAAATCTATTTTGTTAACAAAAACAAATAGTTTTCACAGTCCCCAATTTATCTTGATAATACCATATATTATTTGTTTTTTTGGTAGTTATTATATCAAAAAAAAGAGAACCTTATAAAAAGTTCTCTTTATTTTGATATATTTTTTTGCTGTTATTTCTGGCTATTTTTAATAGTTGTTGATGTTAATCGGTGAATATCGCAAATGGTTAACCTTTTTTCTTTGCTTTAATCATCATTTCTAATTGATCCCAAAGTTCTTCTGGAATGGCTTCTAGTAAATTAAATTGTCCCGCTCCCTTCAGCCATTCGCCTCCATCGATGACAATTACCTCGCCATTTACATAGGCCGAAAAGTCTGAAACTAAATATGCCGCTAAATTGGCTAGTTCTTGATGATCACCTACACGTTTTAAAGGTACTTTTTTGGCCATATCAAATTTTTCGGCTAGATCGCCAGGCAGTAATCTATCCCATGCGCCTTTGGTAGGGAAAGGCCCTGGTGCAATGGCATTGGTACGAATGCCGTATTTTGCCCATTCTACAGCTAGGCTTCTTGTCATGGCAAGAACACCTGCTTTGGCTGTAGCACTTGGAACAACATATGCAGAGCCTGTCCAAGCATAAGTGGTGACGATATTCAAAACGGATGCTGATGTTTGCTTGGTATCTATCCAATGTTTGCCAAAAGCAAGGGTACAGTTTTTGGATCCTTTTAAAACAATATCAATTACAGTGTCAAAAGCATTTGCTGATAAGCGCTCTGTTGGTGAAATAAAATTTCCTGCAGCATTATTCAATAAAACATCAACCTTACCAAAGGCTTTTAGCACTTCTTGTAGCATGTTTTCTACTTCTGTATAATGACGAACATCACACTGAAGTGGAAGGCAAGTTCCTCCTGTTTCGGCTTCTAATTCTTGCGCAGTGCTTTTTAGTTTCTCTAAATCTCGAGAGGTTATAGCAACTTGTGCTCCTAACTCTAAGAAATATTTGGTCATCGCTTTTCCTAATCCACTTCCGCCTCCTGTAACTACAATTACTTTGCCTTTTAACGCATCGTCTCTTAACATTTTGTCCGTATAACTCATAATTTATTTTTTTTGGATTGTAAATATATTTAAAAAATAATATGCATGCATAATAAAATAAATTTTTATTCCATTCGTTTAGAGTATTTCTGTTGTCGCTTTTCTGTTTAAAAGGTAATCGATGAATGTAGTTGTACTCGTTCTCGATATTTTGTAATAATTTTTATCGTAAATCTTTGTTCAATTCGGATAGATGAAAGCTTAACGTGATGATCTTTTGCGTGAGGGGTAGGAGCTAGTTACCTTGTAACGTGGATGACCCGACCGCATAAGAGAAAGGGGCTGAATGAGCGGTATGAAAAGTTAGCCCCTTTTTTTTATGTGGTCACGCTCAAATGAAAGTGGTTTAAGAAACAAATCCTGTAAAAATAATTATTTACAGGATTTAGAGTGTATTATTTAGTTTTTGCGTAAGGAACTGAATTCCATCCTTCTTTAAAGTCTTTTGTGAAATCTTTCCAGTTGTAAATACCATCAATGATTAAAAATGTAAAAAAGCCTAAGGCTATCATTTTGAAATCTCTTTTCGTAAAATTCATTTTATTTGTTTTTGGTTGAATAGCGAAACAAATATAAGAAAAATACATTGGTATATTTGTTTGCTTTACATTTTATGAATGATAAAAATTGTAGGGCGTTTGTGTAAATCGACAGTTTCTTTTTTCCAGGCTGAAATTTTCTTTGTTTTGATGTATTCAGTTGGTAAAGTAATATCGGTAGCAATACATAAATAGGTGTCGGGGTGCAATGTCAAAATTAAATCTTCGAGCAGTTTGTTATTGCGGTACGGTGTTTCGATGAAAATCTGAGACTGGTTTTTTTCAAAAGATATGCGTTCTAGGCTTTTGAAACTGGCTTTTTTTTCGTCTTTTTCAATGGGTAAATAACCATGAAAAGTAAAACTTTGACCGTTCATACCAGAAGCCATCATTGCCAAAAGAATAGAGGATGGGCCAACAAGAGGTACAACCTGAATGCCTTTGTCGTGGGCCAATTTTACGATTACAGCACCAGGATCGGCTACTCCAGGGCAACCAGCTTCGCTCATAAGTCCCATATTTTTGCCTTCCAAAAGTGGTTTGATGAACTCTTGGTGGTCTTTGGTTTCGGTGTATTTATTGAGAACGAATAGCTTTAATTCGGATTGTTTTTTGTCGGGATTGGTTAGTTTGATAGACTTTCGAGCTGTTTTGTCATTTTCAACTACGTAATAATCAATTAATTCAACACATCTTTTAATGGTTTGAGGTAATACATCCATAGGGTCGCAATCGCCCATAGTGGTTGGAATTAAGTATAGTTTGCCAAGAAGCGGTGCTGATTTCATTTGGATTGTTTTCGCTTTTTAAGAATAAGTTGCTTTATTTGACTTCTGTCAATGGTCTTGGAGGGGAAAGTTCCAGTTTGAAACAAAGTTATAAAAAACTTTTTTAGTTTTCTCCTGAATGTTTGGTAATCAACCTTTGGGCAATTACTTCGCAAGCCTCATCGAGCATTTCATAAACCATGTCAAAACCGTTTGCTAAACCATAGTAAGGGTCTGGAACATCTACGTTTTCATTTGGAAAAATAGCGTCCAAGATGAGTTTTACTTTATGTTTTTGGATTTCATTCTGAGCGAGGTGAATTACATCATTGTAATTGTTATTGTCCATTACAAAAATATAGTCAAAAGCTTCAAAATCTGTTTTTTGGAATTGTCTTCCTCTTTGATTAGAAATGTTTAAGCCGTTTTTTTTGGCGGTGGCTACAGAACGATTGTCTGGAGCACGACCAACATGCCAAGAACCTGTTCCTGCTGAATCTACAAGGAATTTATCAATAGGAAGTTTGGAGGCTAATATGCCTTCGGCCAATGGCGAACGGCAGATATTGCCCAGGCAAACCATTAAAATTTTAACAGGCATACTGCTTTTATAGCGTTAATTTTGAATTGATATCTTCGACGTATTTTTTGAATTGTTTGTCGGTTGCCACTAAATTGTCAACAGTTTTACAAGCGTGAAGTACCGTAGCGTGATCTCGATCTCCTATTTGGGATCCGATATTTGCTAGTGAAGCTTTGGTGAATTTTTTAGCAAAAAACATAGCCAATTGTCTGGCTTGTACTACGTGTCTTTTTCTTGTTTTGGATTGTAAGGTTTCCAAGTCCAATTGGAAATAATCCGATACAATTTTTTGAATGTAATCGATTGATATTTCTCTCTTTACATTTTTAACAAATTTTTCTACGACACTTTTGGCTAGTTCAATTGTTACTTCTTTTTTGTTGAAAGAAGATTGTGCAATCAAGGAGATAATTGCTCCTTCTAGTTCCCGAACATTTGATTTGATGTTGCGTGCTACGTATTCGATTATCTCGTTTGGAATTTCAACTCCATCACGATACAATATGTTTTTTAAGATAGAAATTCTCGTTTCATAATCCGGTTGGTGTAACTCAGCAGATAATCCCCATTTGAAACGGGACAATAAGCGTTGTTCGATGTCTTGCATGTCTACAGGCGCCTTGTCCGAAGTCAAGATAACTTGTTTTCCGTTTTGGTGTAAATAATTGAAAATATGGAAAAATACATCTTGTGTTCCTGATTTTCCAGAAAGAAATTGAACGTCATCAATGATTAAAACATCGATTAATTGGTAGAAATGAATAAAATCATTTCTGTTATTTTTCTTAACGGAATCAATATATTGTTGGGTAAATATTTCGGCTGAAATATATAAAACGGTTTTCTCTGGGTATTTGTCTTTGATTTCAACACCAATAGCGTGTGCTAAGTGTGTTTTTCCTAATCCAACACCACCAAAAATTAACAATGGATTGAAAGAGGTTCCTCCAGGCTTATTAGCTACAGCCATACCTGCAGAACGCGCCAATCTATTAGAATCTCCTTCTAAAAAATTGTCAAAACTATAATTAGGGTTTAGTTGAGATTCGATTTTTAAATTACGAATTCCAGGGATTACAAACGGGTTTTTTAATTCTGGGTTTAAATTTTTGAAAGGAGCATCTACTTCTTGCGCTTTCATAGGAGCTCTATTGGCACTTGGCAACTGTTCTGTAAATGGTTGTTTGTTGCCATAAGTGTTCTCCATTTTGATTTTATAGAGTAACTTTGCATTTTTACCAAGTTCTTTGGTTAGGGCAACTTTTAATAATTTCACATAGTGTTCTTCTAACCATTCGTAGAAAAATTTGCTAGGTACTTGTATATATAATGCATTATCGGTAAGTTCAACTGATTTAATTGGTTCAAACCAAGTTTTATAAGCTTGATCTTGAATGTTGTCCTTTATGAAGGACAAACAGTTTTCCCATACTGATTGTGCAGTCTTGTTCATATATCTAGTTAAATTATTTTATTGTAGTGCTTTTTTTCTTGCAAAAAGAATGTGAAAATTATTCTTTTTTCGGGATAACAAATATGTGAACAATTATCTGTAAAAAAAAATAAAATAGGCTATAATTTTCAAAAATTTTGTTGTAAGGCACTTTTTGAAATTTAAATTTTTAATTCATAATTAATGAAAGATCATCAAATTCAAGTTCGTGTTCGCTATTCAGAAACAGACCAAATGGGCGTTGTTTATCACGGAAATTACATTCCCTATTTTGAGATAGGAAGAGTCGAATGGCTTAGAAACAAAGGGATTTCATATAAAAAAATGGAAGAAAGTGGTATTGCATTACCTATTGTTAATATGAATATCAATTATAAAAAATCAGCTAGGTATGATGAATTATTAACGGTGCATACTGTTTTCAAAAGTCAGACGTCCGTAAAGATTGAATTTGATTGTGCAATTTACAATGAAGCAAAGGAGTTATTAACAACTGCTCAATTTTTGTTGGTTTTTGTATCCTTAAAAACAGGTAAACCGATTGCTCCTCCAGATTACATTTTAGAACTACTAAAAACTTTTGAATAATTATCAAAAGGAGCTCTTTTTAGTGAGAATTTATAGTTTTATTATGTCAATTTCAAACAATGAATTAAAAGTGTCGAATACCATTTCGGCATTTTTTTTTCTGGTTTTTATTACAAATTTGCCTATTGGTAAATTGGTTTCTTCATTTATTTCCATTTCTTGAGATACAATGTCCAATTTTTTTTCTTTGATCACTCGCATCACTTTATTCATATTTTTATAATCAAATGAAATTTGAAAAGGAATGTCAATTGTTTTTTCGATGATTTTACAAGATTCTAAAGTGAGTTGTGCAGAAGTTTTGTAAGCCGAGATTAATCCGCCTACTCCCAGTTTTATGCCACCATAAATTCGAACCACCACGACAAGGACATTGGTTACGCCAAAGGATTGTATTTGACCGTAAATTGGGGTTCCTGCTGTATTACTGGGTTCTCCATCATCATTGGCTCTGTATTGGATGCTTTCTGTTCCTATTTGATAGGCATAACAGTAATGAACAGCGTGTGGATGTTGTTTTCTTAAAACTTCGATAATAGGTTTTACTTCTTCCTCCGATTCAATAGGAAAGGCGTAACCGAAGAATTTGCTGCTTTTTTCCTTGAGTAAAGATTCTTCGGAAGGATATGCAATAGTTTTGTAGGTGTCTTTAATTTCCAAAGGTATTCTTCTAAATTATTTTTTTATCAAACAAATCAACTACATCCTCTTTACCTACTTGTAAGTTCCAAACTGGAAGGCCAAGTTCTAATGCTGCATCGGTGTTTTCTTTTTTGTCATCTATAAATAAAGTTTGTTTGGCTTGCAATCCGTTTTGGTTCAATACGAAAGTGTAAACTTCTGGATTGGGTTTTCTCATGCCAATTTCGAATGAAAAATATACTTTTTCAAAACATTGGTAAAAATCACTATAAAATGAAGTGCCCGATTTTTGTTCGAAAGTTTCAATATGAATGGCATCGGTGTTGCTCAATAGAAATAAACGGTACTTTTTGGCAAGCATTTGAAGGAATTCTAATCGATACAATGGAAAGTCCAGTAATATTGCGTTCCATGCTTTTGAGATGTCCTCAATAGATGCGTTATCGGTATGTTTTTGAATTCCAAATAAAAAATCTTCTTCGGATATGGATCCAATTTCATATTGTAAGTTCAATTGGTTTAAATCTTCATTCCACTGGGATATGCCAAGATTTTTTAAACCATCCATAGTTGCTTGTTTATCTAAGTTGATAAAGACATCTCCAAAATCAAATATTATTGCATTAATCATGGTTTCTGATTATTAAAAATTCATCGGTGTCCATTGGGTGTTTTTCAGAATTTGTTTTTGATAAAAATGGGGCTCTGATTCCTTTCTCAAAAGTTGTATTTCCATAAAAAATTCGAGCTTCATCCCAAAGATTGGCATCGATAAAGGTCTGTAACGTTTGAAGTCCTCCTTCAATAATAACCGATTGTATTTGATGTTGAAACAAAACAGCAATAATTTGTGGCGCAATATTTTGTTTAAAATCGATTACCTCAAAGATAGTGTTTTCTTTGTTGATCCTATTTTTTGTCTTTGTAAATACTATAGTTTTGATTTGATTGTCAAAAACAGCATTCTCAACTGGAATACGATTATTTTGGTCCAATACCAATCGAATGGGATTGCTTCCAAACCAATCTCTAGCATTTAGTTTGGGATTGTCATCAATAGCGGTTTGTGTTCCGACTAGAATAGCTTGTTCTTCGGTGCGCCATTTATGAACCAATTGTCTCGAAAATTCATTGGTAATCCAAACGGGTTTTTTTTCGGCTTTTTCGAGAGGAGCTATAAATCCATCTTGACTCTCTGCCCATTTTAAAATAATGTAAGGTCGCTTCTTTTGATGAAATGTAAAAAAGCGCTTGTTGAGTTCGTTGCATTCGTCCTCGAGTATTCCAATAGTGACATGAACGCCTGCTTCTATTAATTTTTTGATACCGTTTCCTGCTACTTTGATGTTGGGGTCTACAGTTCCAATAACCACATTTGGGATATTGTTTTGTATAATCAAATCGCAGCAAGGAGGTGTTTTTCCAAAATGGCTACAGGGTTCCAAACTCACATAGATAGTAGCTTTTTTAAGCAACGATTTATCTTGGACCGAATTTACGGCATTGACTTCGGCGTGAGGCTCTCCTGCTTTTTTATGCCAACCTTCGCCTATGATTTTGCCTTCATATACAATGACACTTCCAACCATAGGATTGGGGTAGGTAGTTCCTAGTCCGTTTTTGGCCAGTTGTATGCAACGGCTCATGTATTTTTCATGTATCTTCACTGTGCAAAAGTAGTAATTTTGGAAATAGGAATTAGTTTCAAAACTTAGGATGTTTTCCCGTTTACAATGGCTATTTTTGTGACGTTGAATAAATAATATAGTATTTTATGAATAATTGGGTTATTAGAAAAATACAAAAAGAAGACAATCAAGCGGTTGCTCAATTGATTCGTGATGTTTTTGATGAACTGAATATACCGAAAGTAGGAACTGCTTATGAAGATCCTTATCTTGACTTGATGTTTGAAGAATACAATAAGCCACGATCTGTTTATTTTGTGGTCGAAAGTGAAGGGCGTATTGTTGGTGGAGCAGGAGTGGCACCGCTAGCAAACGAAGCCGATATTTATTGTGAGTTGCAAAAAATGTATTTTTTGCCTGAAACCCGCGGTAAAGGAATTGGCCGTCAAATGATGGAGCAATGTTTGCAAAGTGCGAGAGATTTTGGGTTCGAAAAATGTTATCTAGAAACGATGCCTTTTATGTTAGAGGCACAAAAATTGTATAAAAAAGTCGGTTTCGAAAACATTTGCTCTCCAATGGGAAGCACAGGACATACAAGTTGCCCGGTTTGGATGCTTTGCCCCCTAACCCCCGAAGGGGGAATAAAATAATCATTGAATATGAAAATAAAAGAATACAGAACTCAGTTTATACAAGCGCTTACTTATCTTTATGGTGAAGGCGAAGCGGAGAGTTTTTTCTATTTAATATTAGAAGAGAAACAAAAACGGAAAAGAATCGATTTGGCTTTGCAACCCGATTTGGTTTTTTCTGAAAGTGAAATTGCGATTTGGAACTCGATTTTGGAACAATTAAAATTGGAAATTCCGATTCAATATTTATTAGGGAATACGAGTTTTTATGGGTTGGATTTTGAGGTCAATGAAAATGTTTTGATTCCAAGACCCGAGACAGAGGAATTGGTGGATTGGATTTTAGAAAGCCAAAAGTCAAAAGCCAAAAGTCAAACTTTAAAAATTCTGGATATAGGAACAGGAAGCGGATGCATTGCTATTTCGTTAGCCAAAAATCTACCAAATGCTCAGGTTTTTGCGATTGATGTTTCGGAAAAAGCTTTGGCAACAGCCCAAAAAAATGCAATTCGGAATGAAGTTAGTGTTACATTTATTCAGCAAAATATTCTTGAAACGCTGGATTTAGGTCAAAAATTTGATATTATTGTTTCGAACCCGCCTTACGTTCGGAATTTGGAAAAAGAGGAAATTAAGAAAAATGTTTTAGACCATGAACCGCATTTGGCTCTTTTTGTAGAAGACAATGACGCTTTGATTTTTTATAGAAAAATAACCGAATTGGCACAAAAAAACCTATCAAATTCGGGACAATTGTATTTTGAAATCAACCAATATTTAGGAAAAGAAATGATTGAGTTGTTTGAAGAAATGAATTTTAAGAACATTGAATTAAGGAAAGATATCTATGGAAATGATAGAATGATGCTGGGTTTTTGTCAATAGTGTTCAGTGCTCGTTATACGTGATTTGCGTGAGGGATAGAAGCTAGCTACCGAAGTAGCGCGTATAGCACGACCACATTAAGAAAAGGGGCAACTAGCACATTGCTAAGTTAGCCCCTTTTTTTAATGTGGTCACGCCCAAATTATTGTTTTTGAACGGATTTATTGCTGAAAATTAAAAACCTACTCGTATCGCAAAGCTTCAATTGGATCTAGTTTTGCTGATTTTATAGCAGGATACAAACCAGAAACAAGTGCCACGATAAAACTAACAATAAATGCCGCCACCATCGCTCCCCAGGGAATTACGAAATCAAAATCTATAGCAGTCGATATTCCGTAACCAATTAAAATTCCAAAAATAATTCCAACAAAACCACCTATTTGTCCAATCAGTAAGGTTTCTATAAAAAATTGAAAAGCGATAGTCGTTTTTTTGGCTCCCAAGGCTTTTCGAACCCCAATTTCTCGAGTGCGTTCCGTTACCGACACAATCATAATATTCATCAAGGCAATGGATGAGCCCAAAATAGTAATAATTCCGATCAGCCATGATGCAAAACCTAGATATTTGGTGATTCCAAGGATTCTGTTTATCAAATCATCACTTCGTACCACAGCAAAATTATTGTCTTTCACAGGGCTTAATTTTCGGATTCTACGCATGACGCTATTTGCATTGTCGATGGCCTGATCCAACAACTCTTTTTTGGCAACCATAATGCTCATTGTGTAGTTGATGTTGGGCGCCGTAAATAGGGAACGTGCCACTTGAATCGGAATCAATACCCTTAAATCCTGACTGTTCCCAAAGGTGGAACCTTTCTCTTTTAACACACCAATAACCTTGAATTTGGCACCCCGAATCGAAATGGTTTTGCCTATAGGATTGACATCTTTTAAAAGACCTTTTTCAAAATCCGAGCCTACAATACAAGCATAAGCATTGTTGTTTATGTCAAAATTAGTAAAATTTCTACCCGAACTGGTTTCGAGTCCTGAGTTGGTCAAAAAATGCTCGTCTACACCCAAAACACTTATTTGTGGATCTGTTTTTTCGGCTTCATATTTTACTTCGGCAATAGATGTCGCTGTAAATGAAAGCGATGTTTCCGTAAAAGGATAATTGTATTTATTCTTGAAAGCAACCGCCTCTGGGTAGGAAATAATAGGGTTTATGATTTCTCGCTCCTCTCCGCCACGTCTTCGAGAAGTATTCTCGTATTGATTAATATTGAAAGTATTGGCTCCCATCGAAGCAAAATCGGTGGATAATGTATTCTCAAGCGCCGATACAACGGTCAGAATCCCAACCAAAGCGGTTATACCAATGGCAATAATCATTACCGTCAAAATAGTTCGCAACAATTGAGTTCGGATCGAACCAAATGCGATTCTTATATTTTCTTTGAATAGTTTTAGCATCATGTTTTATTTGACTCGAAAATACAATTTTTGTTACAATTTCCTTTTGAGAAATTCCTCTAAATATTTTTTTAGGAGCTAATTCCAGCTATTCGTTTCAATCTCCTGAGCCGAACCCCGGCTCAGGAGGATTTTCACTACTATCTGGGCTAGGGTATTTCGGTATTGAAGAGCTTTGAATTATTAGGATAACCAGTTGCTAGTATGATTTCTTGCAATAAATCATTTAGAATATTTTTTTACAAATTCTATCTTTTCTATTCTTTGCGTCTCAGCGCCTTTGCGTGGAATTGAGCTCACAAAGGCGCAGAGACGCAAAGTCTATTTTCAATATTTAGACTCTTAATATGAAATACAGACAGTCATATGCAATTAAATTACAAATTTTTCAAAAGGAATTATTTTAAAAGTAAGATATTTGCAATTGGAAATTTAAAATATAACAATTTAGATTTTCATAATGAAATATGATTTTGGATATCTAATCTAAAATCGGCACACGAGCCCAAAGGGCGAACTGGCGAAGCAATCTAAAAATCTGCAATCTAAAAACAATGGCATCAAAACCGAGCATTCCAAAAGGAACCCGAGATTTTTCACCTGCTGAGGTGGCAAAAAGACAATACATTATCCAAATTATAAAAAGCAATTTCGAAAAATTTGGATTCCAACCTATAGAAACACCCTCCTTTGAAAACTCCGAAACCCTTATGGGAAAATATGGAGAAGAAGGCGACCGTTTGATTTTCAAAATATTGAATTCGGGCGATTATTTAGCCAAAGCCAATGCAACGCACTTAGAGGCAAAAGACAGCACACGATTGACGTCTAGTATTTCCGAAAAAGCCTTGCGTTATGACTTAACCGTTCCGTTTGCGCGTTACGTAGTACAGCACCAAAACGAAATCGAATTTCCGTTCAAAAGATACCAAATCCAACCGGTTTGGCGTGCCGACCGTCCTCAAAAAGGGCGTTTCAGAGAATTTTTTCAATGCGATGCCGATGTGGTTGGCTCAAAATCGTTGTGGCAAGAAGTAGAGTTGGTGCAATTGTACGATTCGGTTTTTACCGCTTTGGGCCTTGCTGGAGTCACCATTAAAATCAATAACCGAAAAATTCTTTCCGGAATTGCCGAAGTAATCGGTGCATCTGATAAATTGATTGACTTTACGGTAGCTCTTGACAAACTAGACAAAATAGGCGAAGACGGTGTAAAGAAAGAAATGATCGAAAAAGGAATTGCCGAAGAAGCGATTGCCAAAGTGCAACCGTTATTCAATTTTACGGGGACCATTTCTGAGAAAAT includes these proteins:
- the ribD gene encoding bifunctional diaminohydroxyphosphoribosylaminopyrimidine deaminase/5-amino-6-(5-phosphoribosylamino)uracil reductase RibD gives rise to the protein MKIHEKYMSRCIQLAKNGLGTTYPNPMVGSVIVYEGKIIGEGWHKKAGEPHAEVNAVNSVQDKSLLKKATIYVSLEPCSHFGKTPPCCDLIIQNNIPNVVIGTVDPNIKVAGNGIKKLIEAGVHVTIGILEDECNELNKRFFTFHQKKRPYIILKWAESQDGFIAPLEKAEKKPVWITNEFSRQLVHKWRTEEQAILVGTQTAIDDNPKLNARDWFGSNPIRLVLDQNNRIPVENAVFDNQIKTIVFTKTKNRINKENTIFEVIDFKQNIAPQIIAVLFQHQIQSVIIEGGLQTLQTFIDANLWDEARIFYGNTTFEKGIRAPFLSKTNSEKHPMDTDEFLIIRNHD
- a CDS encoding GNAT family N-acetyltransferase, which codes for MNNWVIRKIQKEDNQAVAQLIRDVFDELNIPKVGTAYEDPYLDLMFEEYNKPRSVYFVVESEGRIVGGAGVAPLANEADIYCELQKMYFLPETRGKGIGRQMMEQCLQSARDFGFEKCYLETMPFMLEAQKLYKKVGFENICSPMGSTGHTSCPVWMLCPLTPEGGIK
- the prmC gene encoding peptide chain release factor N(5)-glutamine methyltransferase, giving the protein MKIKEYRTQFIQALTYLYGEGEAESFFYLILEEKQKRKRIDLALQPDLVFSESEIAIWNSILEQLKLEIPIQYLLGNTSFYGLDFEVNENVLIPRPETEELVDWILESQKSKAKSQTLKILDIGTGSGCIAISLAKNLPNAQVFAIDVSEKALATAQKNAIRNEVSVTFIQQNILETLDLGQKFDIIVSNPPYVRNLEKEEIKKNVLDHEPHLALFVEDNDALIFYRKITELAQKNLSNSGQLYFEINQYLGKEMIELFEEMNFKNIELRKDIYGNDRMMLGFCQ
- a CDS encoding ABC transporter permease — its product is MMLKLFKENIRIAFGSIRTQLLRTILTVMIIAIGITALVGILTVVSALENTLSTDFASMGANTFNINQYENTSRRRGGEEREIINPIISYPEAVAFKNKYNYPFTETSLSFTATSIAEVKYEAEKTDPQISVLGVDEHFLTNSGLETSSGRNFTNFDINNNAYACIVGSDFEKGLLKDVNPIGKTISIRGAKFKVIGVLKEKGSTFGNSQDLRVLIPIQVARSLFTAPNINYTMSIMVAKKELLDQAIDNANSVMRRIRKLSPVKDNNFAVVRSDDLINRILGITKYLGFASWLIGIITILGSSIALMNIMIVSVTERTREIGVRKALGAKKTTIAFQFFIETLLIGQIGGFVGIIFGILIGYGISTAIDFDFVIPWGAMVAAFIVSFIVALVSGLYPAIKSAKLDPIEALRYE
- the hisS gene encoding histidine--tRNA ligase gives rise to the protein MASKPSIPKGTRDFSPAEVAKRQYIIQIIKSNFEKFGFQPIETPSFENSETLMGKYGEEGDRLIFKILNSGDYLAKANATHLEAKDSTRLTSSISEKALRYDLTVPFARYVVQHQNEIEFPFKRYQIQPVWRADRPQKGRFREFFQCDADVVGSKSLWQEVELVQLYDSVFTALGLAGVTIKINNRKILSGIAEVIGASDKLIDFTVALDKLDKIGEDGVKKEMIEKGIAEEAIAKVQPLFNFTGTISEKIEKLSALLSSSAEGLKGVEELRFICDNVTNLGLSTASLDLDVTLARGLNYYTGAIFEVAAPKTVAMGSIGGGGRYDDLTGIFGLKNMSGVGISFGLDRIYLVVEELGLFPEAVTSTSKALFINYGEREAFYSMIAIKELRAVGIKVELYPDNAKVAKQFQHADKRFIRYAVIVGEEEMNGNQYSLKDLVSGEQKKVSLEELKQILK